The Rouxiella sp. WC2420 region GTGAGTAACGTACACCGTGGTGGTTCGAAACTGCTGGTGTACCGACTTTATCTCGGCGCGAAGCTCCATACGCAACTGGGCGTCAAGGTTAGACAGCGGTTCATCAAACAGAAAAACTTTCGGACTGCGCACCAGCGCACGGCCCATGGCAACGCGCTGACGTTGGCCGCCGGACAGGTCTTTCGGCAAACGTTTCAGCAGGTGATCAATACCCAGCACTTTGGCGGCCTGCAATACTTTGCTTTGCTGCTCTGCTTTCGGAACACGTTTTACCTGCATGTGAAAGGCCATATTTTCGGCCACTGTAAGGTGCGGATAAAGCGCATAGCTTTGAAATACCATGGCAATATCGCGATCGGCCGGATCGTGATTGTTGATTTGTTTCTGGTCGAGCAGAATTTCTCCCTCCGACACCGACTCAAGACCGGCCAACAGGCGAAGCAAGGTGGATTTACCGCAGCCGGAAGGGCCAACGAGTACGGTAAAACTGCCGTCCTGAATAGTCAGGTCCAGAGGTTTGAGCACCTGCTGTTTGCCATAGCTTTTGGCCACTTTTACCAATTCAACGCGTGCCATTTATTGAGTCTCCTGATTATTTGCCAACGTAGGATCGGCGACAAGGGCTTGCCAGGTAGGATATACCCGCGGCGAACTGCCAATGGCGGCGCTGGCGACGCGAACTCCCCAACGCAGCGCAGTTTGCTCGTCTTGCCCATAGAGCAGCGCCGATAAATATCCGGCGTTAAAACTGTCACCGGCCCCGATGGTATCGACCACCTCGATGTCCTGTGCTGCAATATGTCGATGCTGGGACGTGCTCCAGCAGTGAGCGCCGTTAGGCCCGCATTTCACGATGCAGCGCCCCTCTACAGGCATCAAAGCCAATAAAGTTTGCGCTGCAGCCTGTAAATCTTCGCCGTCGCCGAGACCCTGAGTTTCGACCTCGTTCAGCAGCAAAGCATCACAGTATTGCAGCCACTGGGGGATCTTTTCGCGCAACTCGAGACTCCAACCCTGAGGTGGCCAGCCGCTGTCAACCGCAACCTGATACCCGCGATGTTTCAACGTTTGCAGCAGCGCGGGATAATCGGCATACAGCGCGGTACACAGGAAAGTACCGCACAGCAATACCCAGTCACCGGGCGTTGCCAGCTCCGGCAATTGGTTCAGTACATCAGCCATTGTCAGGCGAACAATATGTCCCTGATTGCTGAAAAAGGTGCGCTCGTGGTCAGGATGCGTCACGCCAAAAGTCAGCGAGGTTTCGCAGGCATACTGCGGCCAGTGCGCCGCGCTACCCGTAAATAGCCCGGCGAGCCAGGGAGTGAACTGATCGTTGCCCTGATTTGCCACCAGTCGATAAGGCGTACCGAGGGCCTGCAACGCCAGCGCGCAATTGCCCGCCGAGCCGCCAGGGCGCAGCGAACTGGTTTCGAGCATGGCCTCGGTGCCTTTCTCTGGCCACTGGTCAAGGGTGCTCATAATTAAATCCACGTTCAGGTTTCCCACCACGTAAAGTCGGGCCTGAGTTTCAGGTTTTTTCATTTTATTTGCTATTCCTGTACGGATGATCTTAGCCTTTGCTTCCTCCGCTGGTTAAACCACTCACCAGCGTTTTCTGAAGCCACAGAGCAATAAAGAGCGGCGGGACGGCGGCCAGGATCCCCACGGCGGCAATCAACCCGTCGTCGGTGGCGCGACCTGCGGTAAATCCGGCGATGGTCACCGGCAAGGTTTGGGCATCAATATTGTTGGTAAACAACAAGGCATAAAAAAACTCGTCCCACGCCAGCAGCCAGCCAAACATCGCCGATGCACCCAGCGCCGGTTTGGCCAGCGGCAGAGTAATGCGCAATAACACCTGCCAGTAACGCAATCCATCAAGTCGCGCAGCTTGCTCGATATCCAGCGGCAGGGCATCGAATTGATTTTTTAGCATCCAGGTCAGGAATGGCAGGATCATCGAACAGTAGACCAGGATTAGCCCTAGATGGGTGTTAAGCAGGCTGACTTGCTCGAGGATAAAATACAGCGGCAGTACGAACGCGACCGGCGGCACCATGTAAATTGCCAGACTGCCATACAGCCATCCTTCACGGCCTGGGTAGCGCGAGAAGCTGTAAGCCGCCGGAATTGCCAGCAATAGCGAGATAATCGTCGCACCGCAGGCCACCAAAAGGCTGTTCGCCAGCGCGTGCAAGAACAGCGCGCCCGGCTGCCCGGGCTGTAAAGTCAGCAGACTGGCATAGCGGCTAAAGTCCCAGTGCCGTGGCAACCAGCGCAGCGGAATTTGCGCCAGATCGCCAGCCGAACTGACGCTCATCAAAAACAGCCACAGCATGGGTGCCAAAATTGATACCGCAACCAGCAGCGCGGCAAAATAGCGTAATAGCAGTCGAATTCGCTGTTTCATTCGCTGACTCCCTGTTTGCGCTGACGCAGCAACAGCAGCATATAAATGCCAATCAGCAGCGCGCAGATTATGGTCATCAACACCGCGTAGGCTGCGCCGCTGCCGGCACGCAGGTAACTAAAGGATTCTTGATAGACAAAAAAGCTCACGGTTTTGGTGCTGTCCAGCGGGCCACCGCGGGTCATCACGTAGATGATATCAAACACCTTGAAGGCATCGATGGTGCGAAGAATAAGCGCCACCGCCAGGGGTGCGGCTATGGCCGGAAAGGTAATCGCGCGAAAACGTCGCCATGCCGAAGCGCCATCCAGACGCGCCGCCTCGAACAAATCTTCCGGAATGGTTTGTAACGCCGCCAGCGTCAGCAAGGTCACCAGTGGATAATTTTTCCAGATATCGGCGAACATCACCGCGTTAATAGCCGAATCGGGCGAGCCGAGCCAGCTGCGATAGTGGTCGATCAGGCCAATTTGGGTGAGCAGGGCGTTGATGCTGCCATAATCAGGATTAAAATTCAGACGCCACATCGTAGCATTCACAATGGTCGGCAGCGCCCAGGGCAGGATCACCAGCACGCGTAACACGGTGCGCCCCCAGAATTGCTGGTTAAGCAACAGGGCGACCAGCACGCCGATAATTCCCTCGCTGATCACCGACACAAAGGTGAAATATAAAGTTCGCCACAGCGCGGCGCGAAAATCAGGATCGGTGAGGGCGTAGAGAAAATTATCTGCTCCGACCCACGCTGGCGCGGTACCGTCGCCAATCAAGCCGGCATCGGTAAAGCTGAGCCAAAAAGTGCGTACCAATGGCCAGGCGGTCAGAACAAACATCATCACCAGTATGGGTGCCAGCAGCACCCATGCCTGACGACGCTCACGTTGCGGCAAACTGAGCATAGTCATTCCTTAACGTAAACGATCGGCGCTTTGGGTTGCAGCAGCCATCGCATCTTTGGCTGAAGCTTTACCCTGTAAAACGCTCTGCACGTTTTGCTGCAAAATAGTGGAAAGCTGCGAATATGAAGGCGTTACCGGACGTGACAGCATCACGTTTAATGATGTTTTCGCCGCAGCGATCAGCGCTTCCTGGCCTTTTTGCACTGCCGGATCGTCGTAAGATGACTTCCAGATTGGCAGGCTCAGTTTGGCGTATTTATCCTGAACCGGCTGTGAAGTTATGTAAGTAATGTATTCCCACGCCTGGTCTGGATGAGCGCTGGCCTTGGCGATACCAAGCCCCATCGAGCCGTTAACGCCAGAAGCCTGACCTGCAACATCACCCGGAGCCGGCACTACGCCCACGTCGCCAGCCACTTTGCTCTGCTTGGGATCGTTGGCCATGTTGTACATGTAGGTCCAGTTAAGAGCAAAAGCCGCGTCGCCGTTGGAGAATGACTTACGCACGTCTTCTTCGAGGTATTCACGGGAATTTGGGTTGGTCAGGCCTTTATCCAGCGTGTCTTTCATATAATCCATGGCTTTCATCGCCCCAGGATTAGTGAAATTAAGCTTGCCGCCCTGATAAAAATCCCCTTTGAAAGCCGAAACCAGCGTGGTGTAGTCACAAATTAGCGCCTCTGACTGCGACCAACTCCACACCAGCGGATATTTAACAATGTTCTTCTGTTTGAGGATCTCAGCCTGTTTCTCAAGCTCCTGCCAGGTCGTTGGCGGGGCGGTGATCCCGGCTTTGGCTAGCATTGCTTTGTTGTAATACAGGTATTTGGTATCGAGGATCCACGGCATACCCCAACGTTTGTCTTTATAAGTCACGGTTGAAATTGCGCCGTTGAATATTTTGCCTGCTTCGTCGCTGCTGATACGTGAGGTTACGTCTTGCAGTAAGCCAAACTTGGTAAATTCGGCGGGCCAGATGGCGTCGAACAGCACCACGTCATAGCCTTTGTCACCGGCACCGCGCGCCGCAACAATCTTGTCATGCAAAGCTTCGTAGGGCACAAACTCGAGATTCACTTTGATATCTGGATGCGCCTTGGTGAAGTCGGCAGTCATGGCGCGGATATCACTTTCACTGTATGCGGCCTGAGTCATAAACAGCGCGCTCAGCGTGGTTTCGGCCAGGGCATTGGCGGAATAGCCAAAGGCGAGGGCAGACAACACACATAAGGTGGTAGCGGGGCGTAATCTTTTGCTCATCATCTTTCTCCGGTAAAGGCTCGGTAGTGATTAAGTGATTAAGTGATTAAGTGATTAAATCAATTTGATTGCTTTAATAGCGGATAAAAAAATAGTCCGCTATCTCCTCGAGCGTCCCTGCGCTGCCTGCTTTACAAATTCTGGGTCAATCGGGTAGAGCTGCATAGTTAACATGCTTTTAACATCAAGTGTTGTGATACAAGCGCCATTAATAAAATCAATTTGATTGCTTTAATTGCCGGCAGCATACTGCATTAACGATTTTCCTTGGTGCATAGGCAGTTATGACAACTTCTGGAACTAATCTCGAACATGCGCGAGCGCACAATCGTCGGGTGGTGATTGAAGCTATTCGTCTAAACGGTGAACTGACTCGAGCAGAATTGGCGCGCATGACCTCGCTGACTCCGCAAACCGTTTCCAACATTGCCACCGAGCTGGAACAGGCCGGGATACTGTCATCCCATCTGCCGCGCCGAGTCGGGGGAAGAGGCCAGCCCGCCACTCCGTTGACCCTCAATCCAGACAGCGCTTATTCGATTGGCATTCATCTCGATCATCAGTCGCTGTTGGTGGTGTTGGTCGATTTAACCGGCAGGGTGCGCTTTCGTCGATTAGTTAAAGTTCAAAAACCGCAGCCCGAGCCGACCTTCCAATGCATTGAGCAGATATTGCAAGAAATGCGCCAAGAATTGGGGGGCGAAAATAATAAAATCGATTGGCGCAAGATGCTGGGGATTGGCATTGTGATGCCGGGTCCGTTTGGTGTTGAAGGCATTTCCTCTCTAGGGCCAACCACTTTGCACGGCTGGGACAATATCGACGTCGAAAGCCATTTGGGCGCCATGACCGGCTGGCCAGTAACGTTGGAAAATGACGCGACCGTGGCAGCCATCGGCGAGCGTTTTCACGGCGTCGCCAAGCAGCTTAACTCATTTGTTTATCTTTATATTGGCACCGGGTTAGGCGCGGGTATATTTACCGATGGGCGAATTTACACCGGCCATGCACACAACGCGGGCGAAGTGGGGCATATGGTGGTGCAACCCGGCGGACGAGCCTGTTACTGCGGTAATAATGGCTGCCTCGAACGATATCTGTCTTTGCAGGCGGCTTATGAAGGCTGCGGATTAGACCCGATTTCAGCGGTGCCGGAAGACCTGTTGATGGTAGACGAAGCCCTGTTCGATCAATGGCTTGAGACCGCTATCGAACCGGCTTGTCAGGCGATCAATATTATTGAATGCGTCTTTGATGCCCAGTGCGTGATTATTGGCGGCATGATGCCGCAACAGCTGGTTGAAAGGCTGATGAAAAAACTCAAACCGCTGTATCGCTCGGTGCGCAGCCGTTACCCCGACAGCATGCGCCTGCGACTTGGCATGACCGGCGCGGACACCGCGGCACTCGGCGCGGCTGCTTTACCCATCTTCGACGAATTTAACCCACAGTATGAAGTGTTGCTAAAATAGACGTCAAAAAAAATCCTTCCGGTTTGACCGATTGGTCAAACTAATGGCACAAGCCTTGCTTATACTCTTAAGATTATAAAACTTCCTATTAATAACCCCAGTGTTGCAAACGCTGGGTATTGCCATTAAACAGGTAAATTTATGAACCAGAGTATTACGCGCGCCATTCGAGGAAACTTCTTCGATATCACTGGGATTGCCCAGGCTCCAGCCGAAATTGAGTCCATGGCTCGTTATATTGAAGATGGCATGATGTTTCTGAGCGACGGTAAAATCAGCTGGCTCGGCAGCCGAGAAGAAGGGGAACAGCGCCTGCTGGACACCCCATACCCCGTGCCATTGGATGATTACAGCGACAGGCTTATCGTGCCCGGATTCATCGATACCCATATCCATTACCCGCAAACCGAGATGATCGGTGCCTATGGCGAACAGCTGCTGGAGTGGTTGAACAACTATACTTTCCCGACAGAAGCGCAATACCATGACATTGAATATGCTCAGAAAATGTCGAAATTCTTTATCGATCAACTGCTGAATAACGGCACCACTACCGCACTGGTGTTTGGTACCGTTCACCCACAGTCGGTCGATGCGCTGTTTACCGTCGCCGCAGCGCTGAACATGCGCCTGATTGCCGGCAAAGTCATGATGGATAAACACGCGCCCGAGGCACTGCTCGAAACACCTGAAGACAGCGAGCGCGACACTCGGACCCTGATTAAACGCTGGCATAACCATAAACGCCTGAGCTACGCCCTGACCCCGCGCTTTGTGCCGACTTCATCCGCCGAGCTGCTAGATAAGGTCAAACTTATAAAAGATGATTATCCAGATATTTATCTGCAAACTCATCTCAGCGAAAATCTTGATGAAATTTCGTGGGTTAAGTCTCTGTATCCGGCCCATGAACGCTATCTGGATGTTTATCATCATCACGGTTTAACCGGCTCGCGCTGTGTGTTCGCCCATTGTTTGCATCTGGAAGACGAAGAGTGGGACTGTCTCGGCGAGACTGATTCGAGCATTGCATTTTGCCCGACGTCCAATCTGTTTTTAGGCAGCGGATTATTTAATCTCAAGGCTTCGTGGGAGAAGAAAGTGCGGCTCGGCATGGGGACTGACGTTGGTGCAGGGACTACCTTTAATATGCTGCAAACGCTGGGTGAAGCTTATAAGGTCGGGCAGCTACAACGTTATCGATTGTCGGCGTTTGAAGCCTTTTATCATGCAACGCTGGGCGGCGCGCGCGCGCTGCA contains the following coding sequences:
- a CDS encoding ABC transporter ATP-binding protein, whose product is MARVELVKVAKSYGKQQVLKPLDLTIQDGSFTVLVGPSGCGKSTLLRLLAGLESVSEGEILLDQKQINNHDPADRDIAMVFQSYALYPHLTVAENMAFHMQVKRVPKAEQQSKVLQAAKVLGIDHLLKRLPKDLSGGQRQRVAMGRALVRSPKVFLFDEPLSNLDAQLRMELRAEIKSVHQQFRTTTVYVTHDQIEAMTLADCIVVMKDGFIVQQGDPLEIYDRPANTFVARFIGSPPMNLFNGVFSERAGLPGVQCDELWFPLPKKWHPGAQNCAGKPVTLGLRPHDISLTDPGTQPAATLRLLEVTGESSLMHIDWCGFPLHVQCAGRVSAHVDTPVYLQARSEGIHLFDAQSGQRLAESDS
- a CDS encoding carbohydrate kinase family protein, with the translated sequence MKKPETQARLYVVGNLNVDLIMSTLDQWPEKGTEAMLETSSLRPGGSAGNCALALQALGTPYRLVANQGNDQFTPWLAGLFTGSAAHWPQYACETSLTFGVTHPDHERTFFSNQGHIVRLTMADVLNQLPELATPGDWVLLCGTFLCTALYADYPALLQTLKHRGYQVAVDSGWPPQGWSLELREKIPQWLQYCDALLLNEVETQGLGDGEDLQAAAQTLLALMPVEGRCIVKCGPNGAHCWSTSQHRHIAAQDIEVVDTIGAGDSFNAGYLSALLYGQDEQTALRWGVRVASAAIGSSPRVYPTWQALVADPTLANNQETQ
- a CDS encoding carbohydrate ABC transporter permease yields the protein MKQRIRLLLRYFAALLVAVSILAPMLWLFLMSVSSAGDLAQIPLRWLPRHWDFSRYASLLTLQPGQPGALFLHALANSLLVACGATIISLLLAIPAAYSFSRYPGREGWLYGSLAIYMVPPVAFVLPLYFILEQVSLLNTHLGLILVYCSMILPFLTWMLKNQFDALPLDIEQAARLDGLRYWQVLLRITLPLAKPALGASAMFGWLLAWDEFFYALLFTNNIDAQTLPVTIAGFTAGRATDDGLIAAVGILAAVPPLFIALWLQKTLVSGLTSGGSKG
- a CDS encoding carbohydrate ABC transporter permease, with amino-acid sequence MLSLPQRERRQAWVLLAPILVMMFVLTAWPLVRTFWLSFTDAGLIGDGTAPAWVGADNFLYALTDPDFRAALWRTLYFTFVSVISEGIIGVLVALLLNQQFWGRTVLRVLVILPWALPTIVNATMWRLNFNPDYGSINALLTQIGLIDHYRSWLGSPDSAINAVMFADIWKNYPLVTLLTLAALQTIPEDLFEAARLDGASAWRRFRAITFPAIAAPLAVALILRTIDAFKVFDIIYVMTRGGPLDSTKTVSFFVYQESFSYLRAGSGAAYAVLMTIICALLIGIYMLLLLRQRKQGVSE
- a CDS encoding extracellular solute-binding protein, which gives rise to MSKRLRPATTLCVLSALAFGYSANALAETTLSALFMTQAAYSESDIRAMTADFTKAHPDIKVNLEFVPYEALHDKIVAARGAGDKGYDVVLFDAIWPAEFTKFGLLQDVTSRISSDEAGKIFNGAISTVTYKDKRWGMPWILDTKYLYYNKAMLAKAGITAPPTTWQELEKQAEILKQKNIVKYPLVWSWSQSEALICDYTTLVSAFKGDFYQGGKLNFTNPGAMKAMDYMKDTLDKGLTNPNSREYLEEDVRKSFSNGDAAFALNWTYMYNMANDPKQSKVAGDVGVVPAPGDVAGQASGVNGSMGLGIAKASAHPDQAWEYITYITSQPVQDKYAKLSLPIWKSSYDDPAVQKGQEALIAAAKTSLNVMLSRPVTPSYSQLSTILQQNVQSVLQGKASAKDAMAAATQSADRLR
- a CDS encoding ROK family protein; the protein is MTTSGTNLEHARAHNRRVVIEAIRLNGELTRAELARMTSLTPQTVSNIATELEQAGILSSHLPRRVGGRGQPATPLTLNPDSAYSIGIHLDHQSLLVVLVDLTGRVRFRRLVKVQKPQPEPTFQCIEQILQEMRQELGGENNKIDWRKMLGIGIVMPGPFGVEGISSLGPTTLHGWDNIDVESHLGAMTGWPVTLENDATVAAIGERFHGVAKQLNSFVYLYIGTGLGAGIFTDGRIYTGHAHNAGEVGHMVVQPGGRACYCGNNGCLERYLSLQAAYEGCGLDPISAVPEDLLMVDEALFDQWLETAIEPACQAINIIECVFDAQCVIIGGMMPQQLVERLMKKLKPLYRSVRSRYPDSMRLRLGMTGADTAALGAAALPIFDEFNPQYEVLLK
- the guaD gene encoding guanine deaminase translates to MNQSITRAIRGNFFDITGIAQAPAEIESMARYIEDGMMFLSDGKISWLGSREEGEQRLLDTPYPVPLDDYSDRLIVPGFIDTHIHYPQTEMIGAYGEQLLEWLNNYTFPTEAQYHDIEYAQKMSKFFIDQLLNNGTTTALVFGTVHPQSVDALFTVAAALNMRLIAGKVMMDKHAPEALLETPEDSERDTRTLIKRWHNHKRLSYALTPRFVPTSSAELLDKVKLIKDDYPDIYLQTHLSENLDEISWVKSLYPAHERYLDVYHHHGLTGSRCVFAHCLHLEDEEWDCLGETDSSIAFCPTSNLFLGSGLFNLKASWEKKVRLGMGTDVGAGTTFNMLQTLGEAYKVGQLQRYRLSAFEAFYHATLGGARALHLDDKIGNFDSGKEADMVVLDPGATALQQLRSSNSKTLAEKLFVLMTLGDDRNIYRTLVDGKVVYQRTH